Genomic window (Chloroflexota bacterium):
CCCGTGTATACGACGCAATGCGGGATGTGATTGTGGGGCAGGTATGGATGGCTGGCCGGCCCGCCGAAGGCGAACTGCAACACCCGCATGCCCGGGAACCCCAGACGATCCCGTAACGCCTCCACCTCCGGCGTGATGAGGCCCAGATCCTCGGCGATGATGGGCAGCTCGCCCAGGGCGGCGCGGACGGCGGAGAACAACGCCTCGCCCGGGGCCTCCACCCAACGGCCGTTGACGGCCGTATCCTCCCCGGCCGGGACCTCCCAATACGCCTGAAACCCCCGAAAGTGGTCGATCCGGACGATGTCCACCATCTGGAACATAGCCCGAAAGCGTTCGATCCACCAGGCATACCCCTGCTGCGCCATCACGTCCCAGCGATAGAGCGGGTTGCCCCACAGCTGGCCGGTGGGACTGAAGTAGTCGGGCGGCACGCCGGCCACCACCGTAGGGCGCCCCTCCTCGTCCAGATGGAACAGATCCGGATTGGCCCACACGTCCGCGCTGTCGTAAGCCACGAAGATGGGAAGGTCGCCGATGATGCGCACACCCCGCTCATGGGCATAGGCGCGCAACGCCTGCCACTGCTCGAAGAAGCACCACTGCACATACCGATGGAGCTGCATCTCCTCCGCCAGCCGGCCGGACCATTCGGCCACCGCCTCCGGCCGATGCGTGCGGATGGGTAGCGGCCACGCGTCCCAACGAGCGCCACCAAAGTGCGCCTTCAGCGCCATGAACAGCGCGAAATCATCCAGCCAGGCGGCCTGCTCCCGGCAGAACGCCTCGAAGCGGGCCCGCTGCTCACCGCCACCATGCTCCCGGAAGTGGGCGAAGGACCGCTCCAGTAAGGGCATCTTCCACGCGATCACCTGGCCGTAGTCCACGCGGCCATCGGGGAAGGTGGGCGCATCATCCAGCGCGTCGGCGGGCAGGAGCCCGTGTGCCATCAGCCGCTCCGGGCTGATCAGCAGCGGGTTGCCGGCGAAGGCGGAGAGGGCCTGATAGGGCGAGTCGCCGTAGCCGGTGGGCCCCAAAGGCATCACCTGCCAGAGCCGCTGGCCCGTCTCCGCCAGGAAATCCACGAACCGACACGCCTCGTCGCCCAGATCGCCGATGCCGAAGCGCCCGGGCAGGGAAGTAGGATGCAGCAGGATGCCGCTGGATCGGGGCAGACCGAACATGGTCATCCTCCCGTGTCGGCGTCCGATTCCAGCACATGGATCGAACGCCTGTGTGTGTGCGCGGCGGGGTTCCGGCCGCAGATGTCCGTCATATCCCGCAACGCCGCGGTCAGCTCATCGGTGAGCGCGCCCGGCGGACACCGCCACTGCCAGTTGCCGCCGAAGCTGCCCGGCAGGTTCATGCGGGCGTCGGAGCCCAGGCGGAGCAGGTCCTGCATGGGCGCCACCGCGGTATCGGCCACGGAGGTCCACGCCAGGTGCATCATGTCCCAGGCGATGTCGGAGCCGTCCGAGCGCAGATAGCGCAGCGCGAGGTCGCGCTCCTCTGGCGTGGAGCTATGCCGGAACCAGCCGACGGTGGTGTCGTTGTCGTGGGTGCCCGTATAGACGACGCAGTTGCGCGGGTAGTTATGGGGCAGATAGGGGTCGAATCCGTCCGTGCCGAAGGCGAACTGGAGCACCTTCATGCCCGGGAAGCCGAACTGATCCCGCAGGGCGGTCACCTCCGGCGTGATGAACCCCAGGTCCTCGGCGATGATGGGCAGTTCGCCCAGGGCGGCCAGCACCGTCTCGAAGAAGTCGGCCCCGGGCCCCTTGACCCAGCGGCCGTTGACCGCCGTATCCTCTCCGGCCGGGACCTCCCAGTACGCCTCGAAGCCGCGAAAGTGATCCACCCGGGCCACGTCCACCAGCCGGAAGATGGCCCGAAAGCGCTCGATCCACCAGGCGTACCCGTTCTGCTTCATCACGTCCCATCGATAGAGCGGATTGCCCCACAGCTG
Coding sequences:
- the malQ gene encoding 4-alpha-glucanotransferase; protein product: MFGLPRSSGILLHPTSLPGRFGIGDLGDEACRFVDFLAETGQRLWQVMPLGPTGYGDSPYQALSAFAGNPLLISPERLMAHGLLPADALDDAPTFPDGRVDYGQVIAWKMPLLERSFAHFREHGGGEQRARFEAFCREQAAWLDDFALFMALKAHFGGARWDAWPLPIRTHRPEAVAEWSGRLAEEMQLHRYVQWCFFEQWQALRAYAHERGVRIIGDLPIFVAYDSADVWANPDLFHLDEEGRPTVVAGVPPDYFSPTGQLWGNPLYRWDVMAQQGYAWWIERFRAMFQMVDIVRIDHFRGFQAYWEVPAGEDTAVNGRWVEAPGEALFSAVRAALGELPIIAEDLGLITPEVEALRDRLGFPGMRVLQFAFGGPASHPYLPHNHIPHCVVYTGTHDNDTTVGWYRSALPEVQDHVRRYLARDGQDVAWDFIRAALSSVAEMAIVPMQDVLSLGSEARMNTPGRASGNWTWRLRWEQVQPWMRARLAEMTALYGRAPEDEAG
- the malQ gene encoding 4-alpha-glucanotransferase, with translation MRFPRASGVLLHPTSLPDSPGIGDLGPAAYRFVDFLAAASQRYWQVLPLGPTGYGDSPYQCFSAFAGNPLLISPDRLAEEELLDPGLLADIPTFDPRRVDFGRVIPWKRALLSASFDHFQQRAAPQLRDEFDRFCREEAGWLEDFALFMALKDEHGGAPWWEWDRPLRMRQPEAIREAVGRLADAMSFYRYQQWLFFRQWRALKAYANERGVRIIGDIPIFVAHDSADAWANPHLFHFDEEAHPTVVAGVPPDYFSATGQLWGNPLYRWDVMKQNGYAWWIERFRAIFRLVDVARVDHFRGFEAYWEVPAGEDTAVNGRWVKGPGADFFETVLAALGELPIIAEDLGFITPEVTALRDQFGFPGMKVLQFAFGTDGFDPYLPHNYPRNCVVYTGTHDNDTTVGWFRHSSTPEERDLALRYLRSDGSDIAWDMMHLAWTSVADTAVAPMQDLLRLGSDARMNLPGSFGGNWQWRCPPGALTDELTAALRDMTDICGRNPAAHTHRRSIHVLESDADTGG